GGATCCCCGCTGCGTCTGGCAGATGCTGCGCCAGCATGTCGATGTCTACACGCCCGAATTCGTGGAGAACATCACCGGCACGCCGCGCGACAAGTTCTTGGACATCTGCGCGATGATCGGGGAATGCAGCGCGCCCGACCGGACCATGACCTCGATGTATGCGCTTGGCTGGACCCAGCATTCCAAGGGGGCCCAGAACATCCGCGGCATGGCGATGCTGCAGCTGATCCTGGGCAATATCGGCGTCCGGGGCGGCGGGATGAACGCGCTGCGCGGCCATTCCAACATCCAGGGCCTGACGGATATCGGCCTGATGTCGAACCTGATCCCGGGCTATCTGAACATCCCCACCGAACGCGAACGGGACTGGGAGACCTATCTGTCCACCCGCAGCTTCACGCCGCTGCGTCCCGGTCAGACCAGCTACTGGCAGAACTATCCCAACTTCATGGTCAGCTTCCTCAAGGCCATGTGGGGGGATGCGGCGACGGAACAGAACGATTGGGCCTTCGACTATCTGCCCAAGCTGGACGTGCCGGCCTATGATGTCCTGCGGATGTTCGAGCTGATGAACAACGACCGCGTGAACATCTATTTCTGCCAGGGCTTCAACCCGATGCTGTCCTTCCCCGACCGGGGCAAGGTCACCCGCGGGCTGTCGCGGCTGAAGCTGCTGGTCGTCATGGACCCGCTGTCGACCGAGACCTCGCATTTCTGGCAGAATCACGGGGCGCATAACGACGTGCCCACCGCCGAGATCCAGACCGAGGTGCTGGAGCTGCCCACGACCTGCTTTGCCGAGGACGAGGGCGCGCTGGTCAATTCGGGCCGCTGGCTGCAATGGCACTGGCCGGGCGCGACGCCGCCGGGCCAGGCCAAGCACGACACCTGGATCATGGCGCAGATCTGGACGCGGGTGCGCGATCTCTATCGGTCCGAGGGCGGTGCCTTCCCCGATCCGATCGTGAACCTGTCTTGGGACTATGCCGATCCCGGCAATCCCATGCCCGAAGAGCTGGCGCGCGAGATGAACGGCCGCGCCCTGAGCGACGTGACCGACCCGGCGACGGGCGCGGTCATCGTGCAGGCGGGCCGGCAGGTGTCCGGCTTCGGCCAGCTGCGCGCGGACGGGACGACCATGGCGGGCTGCTGGATCTATGCCGGCAGCTGGACCGAGGATGGCAATATGATGGCGCGGCGGGACAATTCCGACCCCGACGCGACCGGCATGTACCTGAACTGGGCCTTCGCTTGGCCGGCGAACCGGCGGGTGCTCTATAACCGCGCCTCGGCCGACCTTCAGGGCCGGCCTTGGGACGCGACGCGCCCGCTGGTCCAGTGGAACGGCGAACGCTGGACGGGATATGACATCCCCGACATCGCGCCCACCGCGAACCCGTCCGAGGTCGGTCCCTTCATCATGAACCAGGAAGGGGTCTCGCGGCTCTTCACCCGGGGCATGATGCGCGACGGGCCCTTCCCCACGCATATGGAGCCCTTCGAGAGCCCCATGGCCAACGTGTTCAACCCGCGCATGCGCGGCAACCCGGTGGCGCGGATGTTCGCATCCGATGCGGCACGCCTCGGCAGCAGCGAGGAATTCCCGCTGGTCGCCACCTCCTACCGCCTGACCGAGCATTTCCACTACTGGACCAAGCACAACCCGGTGAACGCCGCGTTGCAGCCCGAGTTCTTCGTGGAGATCAGCGAGGAGCTGGCCGCCGAACGGGGCATCGCCAAGGGCGGCCGCGTGCGGGTCTGGGGGGCGCGCGGGCAGGTCTGGGCCAAGGCCGTGGTGACCAAGCGGATCCGTCCGCTGACCTGCGACGGCAAGACCGTCCATGTCGTGGGCATCCCGCTGCATTGGGGCTTCATGGGTGCCGCCAAGAAGGGATGGGGGCCCAACAGCCTGACGCCCTTCGTCGGTGACGCCAATGTGGAAACGCCGGAGTTCAAGGCCTTCCTGGTCAATATCGAACCCGCAGCAGAGGAGCCGGTCGCATGAAGGACATCGCCACCAGCCCGACCACGGCGGCGTCCAACCCGCCGGTGCAGCCGACCGAGGCCTATTTCGATGCGCGCGACGTCGTGCGCATCTCGGCCACCCGGAACGTGCCCCAGCCCGACCGCCAGCTGGAAAAGCTGGCCAAGCTGATCGATGTGTCCAAATGCATCGGCTGCAAGGCCTGTCAATCCGCCTGCGTGGAATGGAACGACACCCATCCGGCGGTGGGCGAGAATGTGGGGGTCTATGAGAACCCCCACGACCTGACCCCCGACATGTTCACCCTGATGCGCTTCGCCGAATGGGAGAACCCGGCCACGAACGAGTTGGAATGGCTGATCCGCAAGGATGGCTGCATGCATTGCGAGGACCCGGGCTGCCTGAAGGCCTGCCCGGCCCCCGGCGCCATCGTGCAGTATTCCAACGGCATCGTGGATTTCGTGAAGGACAACTGCATCGGCTGCGGCTATTGCATCACCGGCTGTCCCTTCGACATCCCCCGCGTCAGCCAGGTCGATCACAAAAGCTACAAATGCACGCTCTGTTCCGACCGGGTCGCCGTGGGCCAGGGTCCGGCCTGCGCCAAGGCCTGCCCCACCCAGGCCATCGTCTTCGGCACCAAGGCCGACATGCAGGCCCATGCCGAGGCGCGCATCGACGACCTGAAATCGCGCGGCTATGACAATGCGGGCCTCTATGATCCCGCGGGCGTGGGCGGCACCCATGTGATGTATGTGCTGCATCACGCGGACAAGCCCGGCATCTACAATGACCTGCCCGAAAACCCCCGCATCTCTCCGGTGGTCGAGGGCTGGAAGGGCGTGACCAAGACCGCGGGCCTGGCGGCCATCGGTCTGGCCGCGGTGGGCGCGACGCTGCACGGTCTGTTTGCCCGCGGCAACGAGGTCGAGGATCACGACATCGAGGCCGCCGACAAGCTGGTCAAGGGTCAGGACCCCGATGAAGGGGGGCATCGCTGATGGCGCCGCGCCCCTATTATTCGGAACCGGGCGACCGGCTGGAAAGCGTCCAGCCGGTCGAGGTCAGCCGCTATCGCGGCTTCACCCGCGCCAACCACTGGGTCACGGCCTTCAGCCTGATCGCGCTGGCCCTGTCGGGGCTGGCCCTGTTCGACCCCGCGCTGTATTTCCTCACCGGCCTTTTCGGCGGCGGGCAGATGACGCGCTGGATCCACCCGATCATCGGCGTGGTGCTGTTCTTCAGCTTCGCGCTGATGTTCATCCAGCTGTGGCGGCTGAACATGCCCAAGCCCGAGGACACGACCTGGGTCGCAAATATCGGCGATGTGGTGAAGGGCCGCGAGGAGAACCTGCCCGAGCTGGGCAAGTACAATGCCGGCCAGAAATTCGTGTTCTGGGCCATGACCGGGTTGATCATCGTGCTGATCGTGTCGGGCGTGATGATCTGGCAGCAGGTCGCGGGCCATCTGGTCAGCGTGCCGGCTCGCCGCATCGCGGTGCTGGTCCATGCGCTGGCGGCGGTGGCGATCATCCTGGTCTTCATCATGCATGTCTATGCCGCGATCTGGACACGGGGCACGCTGCGCGCCATGACCCGGGGCACGGTGACCGGCGGTTGGGCCTGGCGCCACCACCGCAAATGGCTGCGCGAAATCGCCAGCCGCGACAACAAGGGCCCGGCGGAGTAATCCGCCGGCCACCACCACCGGCATCCCTGTGGCCGGTCCGGCCCGGAGCGAGACATGACGACCACCATCCAACCCGACCCCTCGGCCATCGGCGGGGTGCCCACCGCGCCCCTGGCCCTGCTGCCAAAGCCGATGCGGCTCTACGCCGCCCGGGCCAAGCGCCTGGAATTCCTGGCCGGGCACAATCAGAACCTGGCCCCTTGGCTGTCCTTTCTGACCGCGCTGACCGGGCTACAGGCCCGGCTGGCCGAGGAGCTGCCCCGCCCCGCCCCCATCGACCCCGACCGGATCCGCCTGGCGCGCGAGAACCGTATGCCGCCGATCGACCGCGCGCCCCTGGCCGCCGACCCGGCGCTGCACGCGGTGCTGGATGCGGTGCTGGACGGCGCCGCCGCGCTGGAGATGCCGGAGCCCGCCCGCCTGGCCCTGCAGGCCGTGATCGCGGCCCCCCTGCCCGACCGGCACTGGCTGCTGGAGAACGTGCTGGCCGACCGCATCCCCGATGACAGCGTGGCGCCGCATCTGTTTGCGGCGTTGGCGGTCCAGCTGCATCTGTCGCGCCTGGCCGCGACCCTGCCCGCCGATCAGCTGGTCAAGATCCGCACCGGCATATGCCCGTCCTGCGGGGGGCGGCCCGCGACCTCCAGCGTGGTGGGCATGGCGGAACTGGACGGCGTGCGCTATGCCGCCTGCGCCTGCTGCCAGACCCAGTGGAACGAGGTGCGCCTGACCTGCCTGTGCTGCGGCGAGACCGGCAAGATCAGCTATCGCAGCGTCGAGACCGAACAGGCCACCGTCCGCGCCGAGGTCTGCGGCGATTGCGAGTCCTGGGTCAAGGTCCTCTACCAGAACAAGAACCCCAGCCTGGAGCCCATCGCCGACGACGTGGCCAGCCTGGGGCTGGACCTGATGATGAAGGATCAGGGCCTGCGGCGCGGCGGGTTCAACCCCTTCCTCGCGGGATACTGATGACGGGGTTCCGCGCCCTGCCCTCGGTCGACCAGCTGCTGACCGGCCTGCCCGCCCTGGTCGAGGCGCATGGCCGCCAGGCGGTCACCCGCCATGCCCGGCTGCGTCTGGATGCGGCACGCGCGGCGATCCGCGACGGGGCCGAGGGCGCCGCCGAGGCCGCCCGCCTGCCGCATCTGCTGGCCGCCGATCTGGCGGCGGCGGCGGTGACCGGGCTGCGGCCCATCCTGAACCTGACCGGCACGGTCTTGCACACCAATCTGGGCCGCGCCATCCTGGCCGAGGAGGCGATCGCCGCCGCCAAGGCCGCCATGGCGGCACCGCTGGCCTTGGAATTCGACCTGCGGACCGGCGGCCGGGGCCAGCGCGACGATCACCTGCGCGGCCTGCTCTGCGAGCTGACGGGGGCCGAGGACGCGACCATCGTCAACAACAACGCCGCCGCCGTGCTGATCGCGCTGAACACCTTCGGCCAAGGGCGGGACAGCATTGTCTCGCGCGGGGAACTGATCGAGATCGGCGGCGCCTTCCGCATGCCCGACATCATGGCCCGCGCGGGCACGCGCCTGGTCGAGGTCGGCACCACCAACCGTACCCATCCGCGCGACTATCAGGACGCGATCAGCGGGGAGACGGGGGTGATCCTCAAGGTCCATACCTCGAACTACCGCATTGAGGGCTTCACGGCCGAGGTCCCGGCCCCCGATTTGGCCGCCATCGCCCGCAAGACCGGGGTGGTGA
This portion of the Paracoccus aestuarii genome encodes:
- the fdnG gene encoding formate dehydrogenase-N subunit alpha, encoding MNIDLSRRGFLRLAGAGVAATSLGAMGFGAAEAAEAASVRAFKLTTTTETRNTCPYCSVACGIIMYSRGDVKAGETAELMHIEGDADHPTNRGTLCPKGAALKDFVHAPTRLTHPRIRRAGSDQFEEISWDEALDKIARAVKDDRDANFIATNDDGTPVNRWTTTGFLAASATTNETAWLTYKTVRSMGIVGFDNQARVUHGPTVSSLGPTFGRGAMTNPWTDIKNTDLVIVMGGNAAEAHPCGFKWVTEAKAQRGARLIVVDPRYTRTASVADYYAPIRPGSDIAFLMGAIRWCMENDKVQWDYVRNYTNASFLVREDFGWSDGLFTGYDEEKRDYDKESWDYQIGEDGYALTDPTLQDPRCVWQMLRQHVDVYTPEFVENITGTPRDKFLDICAMIGECSAPDRTMTSMYALGWTQHSKGAQNIRGMAMLQLILGNIGVRGGGMNALRGHSNIQGLTDIGLMSNLIPGYLNIPTERERDWETYLSTRSFTPLRPGQTSYWQNYPNFMVSFLKAMWGDAATEQNDWAFDYLPKLDVPAYDVLRMFELMNNDRVNIYFCQGFNPMLSFPDRGKVTRGLSRLKLLVVMDPLSTETSHFWQNHGAHNDVPTAEIQTEVLELPTTCFAEDEGALVNSGRWLQWHWPGATPPGQAKHDTWIMAQIWTRVRDLYRSEGGAFPDPIVNLSWDYADPGNPMPEELAREMNGRALSDVTDPATGAVIVQAGRQVSGFGQLRADGTTMAGCWIYAGSWTEDGNMMARRDNSDPDATGMYLNWAFAWPANRRVLYNRASADLQGRPWDATRPLVQWNGERWTGYDIPDIAPTANPSEVGPFIMNQEGVSRLFTRGMMRDGPFPTHMEPFESPMANVFNPRMRGNPVARMFASDAARLGSSEEFPLVATSYRLTEHFHYWTKHNPVNAALQPEFFVEISEELAAERGIAKGGRVRVWGARGQVWAKAVVTKRIRPLTCDGKTVHVVGIPLHWGFMGAAKKGWGPNSLTPFVGDANVETPEFKAFLVNIEPAAEEPVA
- a CDS encoding formate dehydrogenase subunit gamma; this encodes MAPRPYYSEPGDRLESVQPVEVSRYRGFTRANHWVTAFSLIALALSGLALFDPALYFLTGLFGGGQMTRWIHPIIGVVLFFSFALMFIQLWRLNMPKPEDTTWVANIGDVVKGREENLPELGKYNAGQKFVFWAMTGLIIVLIVSGVMIWQQVAGHLVSVPARRIAVLVHALAAVAIILVFIMHVYAAIWTRGTLRAMTRGTVTGGWAWRHHRKWLREIASRDNKGPAE
- the selA gene encoding L-seryl-tRNA(Sec) selenium transferase: MTGFRALPSVDQLLTGLPALVEAHGRQAVTRHARLRLDAARAAIRDGAEGAAEAARLPHLLAADLAAAAVTGLRPILNLTGTVLHTNLGRAILAEEAIAAAKAAMAAPLALEFDLRTGGRGQRDDHLRGLLCELTGAEDATIVNNNAAAVLIALNTFGQGRDSIVSRGELIEIGGAFRMPDIMARAGTRLVEVGTTNRTHPRDYQDAISGETGVILKVHTSNYRIEGFTAEVPAPDLAAIARKTGVVMLNDLGAGSLVDLSRWGLRREPTVAEAVAEGADLVTFSGDKLLGGPQAGFVLGRRDLIARINRNPMKRAVRLDKIRIAALEATLRLYRDPDRLEDRLPVLRMLARPQAHIAAQAARLAPQVAALLPGYRVTATDCASQIGSGSLPTDTIPSAGLRITGQGGDAPDRLAAMLRDRDRPVIGRIHDGALILDLRCLDRDADLLEALA
- the fdhE gene encoding formate dehydrogenase accessory protein FdhE; this encodes MTTTIQPDPSAIGGVPTAPLALLPKPMRLYAARAKRLEFLAGHNQNLAPWLSFLTALTGLQARLAEELPRPAPIDPDRIRLARENRMPPIDRAPLAADPALHAVLDAVLDGAAALEMPEPARLALQAVIAAPLPDRHWLLENVLADRIPDDSVAPHLFAALAVQLHLSRLAATLPADQLVKIRTGICPSCGGRPATSSVVGMAELDGVRYAACACCQTQWNEVRLTCLCCGETGKISYRSVETEQATVRAEVCGDCESWVKVLYQNKNPSLEPIADDVASLGLDLMMKDQGLRRGGFNPFLAGY
- the fdxH gene encoding formate dehydrogenase subunit beta: MATSPTTAASNPPVQPTEAYFDARDVVRISATRNVPQPDRQLEKLAKLIDVSKCIGCKACQSACVEWNDTHPAVGENVGVYENPHDLTPDMFTLMRFAEWENPATNELEWLIRKDGCMHCEDPGCLKACPAPGAIVQYSNGIVDFVKDNCIGCGYCITGCPFDIPRVSQVDHKSYKCTLCSDRVAVGQGPACAKACPTQAIVFGTKADMQAHAEARIDDLKSRGYDNAGLYDPAGVGGTHVMYVLHHADKPGIYNDLPENPRISPVVEGWKGVTKTAGLAAIGLAAVGATLHGLFARGNEVEDHDIEAADKLVKGQDPDEGGHR